A genomic stretch from Haemophilus parainfluenzae ATCC 33392 includes:
- a CDS encoding single-stranded DNA-binding protein yields the protein MAGINKVIIVGNLGNDPEIRTMPNGEAVANISVATSESWTDKNTGERREVTEWHRIVLYRRLAEIAGQYLRKGSQVYVEGRLKTRKWQDNNGQDRYTTEIQGDNLQMLGGRNQEMGGFAPAQSAPQPSYQSRPAQSAPAPQAEPPMDAFDDNIPF from the coding sequence ATGGCAGGTATTAATAAAGTAATCATCGTGGGTAATTTAGGTAATGATCCTGAAATCCGCACGATGCCAAATGGCGAAGCGGTAGCAAATATCAGCGTAGCAACAAGTGAAAGCTGGACGGATAAAAACACGGGTGAACGTCGTGAAGTCACCGAATGGCACCGTATCGTGTTATATCGTCGTTTAGCGGAAATTGCGGGTCAATACTTACGCAAAGGTTCACAAGTTTATGTTGAAGGTCGTTTAAAAACCCGCAAATGGCAAGATAACAACGGCCAAGATCGTTACACCACTGAAATTCAAGGTGATAACTTACAAATGTTAGGTGGTCGCAATCAAGAGATGGGCGGCTTTGCACCAGCACAATCTGCACCACAACCAAGCTATCAATCTCGTCCAGCACAATCTGCGCCAGCACCACAAGCGGAGCCTCCAATGGATGCGTTTGATGACAACATTCCGTTTTGA
- a CDS encoding Fic family protein, with amino-acid sequence MNNYQIPDLFALGEIESKAVLKACSTAHQALGELKGVVHTMPNQNILLGTLPLQEAKESSEIENIITTQDDLYQSNINTHQFTTVAAKEVHYYAQAMSLGFDSVRSDKLITLNLIKEIQAALEGNNAGFRKQQGTGLVNQTTKEIVYMPPQNPADIEKYMSDLERFINDSAQLDYDPLVKMALIHHQFESIHPFYDGNGRTGRILNILYLIQQDLLDTPILYLSRYINRNKAKYYQLLQSVRDSQNWESWLIFILEGITETAKRTVTLINGIKALMQNHKQLIRSELPQIYSHELINNLYKHPYTKINFVVRDCQIHRNTARSHLEELVRIGILKKEKIGKENFYINVELYGLLMAQ; translated from the coding sequence ATGAACAACTATCAAATTCCAGATTTATTTGCCTTGGGCGAGATAGAAAGTAAAGCGGTATTGAAAGCTTGCAGTACTGCTCATCAGGCATTAGGTGAGTTAAAAGGCGTGGTACATACAATGCCGAATCAAAATATTCTACTCGGGACATTACCCTTGCAGGAAGCAAAAGAAAGCTCGGAGATTGAAAATATCATTACCACGCAGGATGACCTATATCAAAGCAATATCAATACACACCAATTCACTACCGTAGCTGCGAAAGAAGTTCACTACTATGCGCAAGCCATGTCATTAGGCTTTGACTCTGTCCGTTCCGATAAATTAATTACACTCAATCTAATTAAAGAAATTCAAGCTGCATTGGAAGGAAACAATGCGGGTTTTAGAAAGCAGCAAGGAACGGGGCTGGTAAATCAAACGACAAAAGAAATTGTTTATATGCCACCGCAAAATCCTGCCGATATTGAAAAATATATGTCTGATTTGGAAAGATTTATCAACGACTCGGCACAACTTGATTACGATCCCTTGGTAAAAATGGCTCTGATTCATCACCAGTTTGAAAGCATTCATCCGTTTTATGATGGCAACGGTCGGACAGGACGAATATTGAATATTCTATATCTGATTCAACAAGATTTACTCGATACTCCAATTCTGTATCTTTCCCGATATATCAATCGAAATAAAGCAAAATACTACCAGTTATTGCAGTCTGTCCGTGATAGCCAAAATTGGGAATCATGGTTGATATTTATACTAGAAGGCATTACAGAAACCGCAAAACGAACGGTTACTTTAATCAATGGAATTAAAGCTTTAATGCAAAATCACAAACAGCTCATCCGCAGTGAGTTACCGCAGATATACAGCCATGAGTTGATTAATAATCTGTATAAACACCCTTACACGAAAATTAATTTCGTCGTACGAGACTGCCAAATCCATCGTAATACAGCAAGATCTCATTTGGAAGAATTGGTCAGAATCGGAATTTTGAAGAAGGAAAAAATTGGAAAAGAAAATTTTTATATTAATGTGGAGCTATATGGGTTATTGATGGCTCAATGA
- the uvrA gene encoding excinuclease ABC subunit UvrA, whose translation MDTIDIRGARTHNLKNINLTIPRDKLIVITGLSGSGKSSLAFDTLYAEGQRRYVESLSAYARQFLSLMEKPDVDSIEGLSPAISIEQKSTSHNPRSTVGTITEIYDYLRLLFARVGEPRCPEHDVPLTAQTISQMVDKVLSLPEESKMMLLAPVVKNRKGEHVKLLDSLAAQGYIRARIDGEICDLSDPPELALQKKHTIEVVVDRFKVRSDLATRLAESFETALELSGGTAVVADMGNPKAEELVFSANFACPHCGYSVPELEPRLFSFNNPAGACPTCDGLGVQQFFDESRVVQNESISLAGGAVKGWDRRNFYYYQMLTSLAKHYKFDIETPYEDLPQKIKDIVMHGSGKEEIEFQYMNDRGDVVIRKHPFEGILNNMARRYKETESMSVREELAKNISNRPCADCGGSRLRPEARNVYIGNINLPQISEKSIGESLEFFQGLTLTGQKAQIAEKILKEIRERLEFLVNVGLNYLSLSRSAETLSGGEAQRIRLASQIGAGLVGVMYVLDEPSIGLHQRDNERLLNTLIHLRNLGNTVIVVEHDEDAIREADHIIDIGPGAGVHGGQVIAQGTAKEIMANPNSITGKFLSGEEKIEIPKKRTALDKSKLLKLKGATGNNLKGVNLEIPVGLFTCITGVSGSGKSTLINDTLFPLAQNALNRAEKTDFAPYKSIEGLEYFDKVIDINQSPLGRTPRSNPATYTGLFTPIRELFAGVPEARARGYNLGRFSFNVRGGRCEACQGDGVLKVEMHFLPDVYVPCDQCKGKRYNRETLEIRYKGKTIHQVLDMTVEEAREFFDAIPMIARKLQTLMDVGLSYIRLGQSSTTLSGGEAQRVKLATELSKRDTGKTLYILDEPTTGLHFADIKQLLEVLHRLRDQGNTIVVIEHNLDVIKTADWIVDLGPEGGSGGGQIIATGTPEDVAKVKGSHTARFLKDILAKG comes from the coding sequence ATGGATACTATCGACATTCGTGGGGCTAGAACTCACAACCTTAAAAACATCAATCTAACCATTCCGCGTGATAAATTAATTGTGATTACAGGTTTGTCCGGTTCGGGCAAATCCTCTTTAGCATTTGATACGCTTTATGCGGAAGGGCAGCGCCGTTATGTAGAATCGCTCTCTGCTTATGCGCGTCAGTTCCTTTCTTTGATGGAAAAGCCGGATGTGGATTCAATTGAGGGCTTGTCACCAGCGATTTCTATTGAGCAAAAATCCACTTCTCATAACCCGCGTTCAACAGTGGGCACGATCACCGAAATTTATGATTATCTGCGTTTGCTGTTTGCTCGCGTAGGGGAGCCACGCTGTCCTGAGCATGATGTGCCATTAACGGCACAAACCATCAGCCAAATGGTGGATAAAGTCTTAAGCTTGCCTGAAGAAAGCAAAATGATGTTGCTTGCGCCCGTGGTGAAAAATCGTAAAGGTGAGCATGTTAAGCTGTTAGATAGCTTGGCGGCACAAGGTTATATTCGTGCAAGAATTGATGGTGAAATCTGTGATTTATCTGATCCGCCAGAACTTGCTTTACAGAAAAAACATACCATTGAAGTGGTGGTGGATCGTTTTAAAGTGCGGTCAGATTTAGCCACACGTTTGGCGGAATCCTTTGAAACAGCTTTGGAGCTTTCTGGTGGTACGGCTGTTGTAGCGGATATGGGTAATCCGAAAGCGGAAGAGCTAGTTTTCTCGGCGAATTTTGCTTGTCCGCATTGTGGCTATTCTGTGCCCGAATTAGAGCCTCGCTTGTTCTCATTTAATAACCCAGCAGGGGCGTGCCCGACTTGTGATGGCTTAGGTGTTCAGCAGTTCTTCGATGAAAGCCGAGTGGTACAAAATGAAAGCATTTCCCTCGCAGGTGGTGCGGTGAAAGGTTGGGATCGTCGTAATTTCTATTACTATCAAATGCTTACCTCGTTAGCGAAACATTATAAATTTGATATTGAAACGCCATACGAAGATTTGCCTCAAAAAATTAAAGATATTGTGATGCACGGTTCAGGCAAGGAAGAAATTGAATTCCAATATATGAACGACCGTGGCGATGTGGTGATCCGTAAGCATCCTTTTGAAGGGATTTTGAATAATATGGCGCGCCGTTACAAAGAAACGGAATCCATGTCTGTGCGCGAAGAATTGGCGAAAAATATCAGTAACCGCCCTTGTGCAGATTGTGGCGGCTCTCGTCTTCGCCCTGAAGCTCGAAACGTGTATATCGGTAATATTAACTTGCCACAAATTTCAGAGAAAAGCATTGGTGAAAGCCTTGAGTTTTTCCAAGGGCTTACTTTAACCGGTCAAAAAGCACAAATTGCAGAAAAAATCCTGAAAGAGATCAGAGAACGGTTAGAATTCTTAGTGAATGTGGGTTTGAATTATCTTTCCCTTTCTCGTTCTGCCGAAACCCTTTCGGGTGGTGAAGCGCAACGTATTCGTCTTGCGAGTCAGATCGGTGCGGGCTTAGTAGGCGTCATGTATGTGTTGGATGAGCCTTCAATCGGTTTACATCAACGCGATAATGAACGCTTGCTAAATACGCTGATTCACTTGCGTAATTTGGGTAACACTGTAATTGTGGTGGAACATGATGAAGATGCTATTCGAGAAGCGGATCATATTATTGATATTGGCCCTGGGGCGGGGGTGCATGGTGGCCAAGTGATTGCACAAGGGACAGCCAAAGAGATTATGGCAAACCCAAATTCGATTACAGGTAAGTTCTTATCGGGTGAAGAAAAAATCGAAATTCCGAAAAAACGAACCGCACTTGATAAAAGCAAACTTTTAAAATTAAAAGGCGCGACAGGGAATAATCTTAAAGGCGTAAATTTAGAGATTCCAGTGGGCTTATTTACTTGTATCACGGGGGTGTCAGGTTCAGGTAAATCAACGCTAATTAATGATACGTTATTCCCATTGGCACAAAACGCCTTAAATCGTGCGGAAAAAACAGATTTTGCGCCTTATAAATCCATTGAAGGCTTGGAATATTTCGATAAAGTGATCGATATTAACCAAAGCCCGCTCGGTCGTACACCGCGTTCTAACCCAGCGACTTACACGGGATTATTTACCCCAATTCGTGAATTATTTGCGGGCGTGCCAGAAGCGCGTGCGCGTGGTTATAACCTAGGACGTTTTAGCTTTAACGTGCGTGGTGGACGTTGTGAAGCATGCCAAGGTGATGGTGTGCTGAAAGTTGAAATGCACTTCTTACCGGATGTGTATGTGCCTTGTGATCAATGTAAAGGTAAACGCTATAACCGTGAAACCTTGGAGATCCGTTATAAAGGCAAAACTATTCACCAAGTGTTAGATATGACGGTAGAAGAAGCTCGTGAGTTTTTTGATGCGATCCCAATGATTGCGCGTAAATTGCAAACCCTAATGGATGTAGGCTTGTCTTATATTCGTTTAGGTCAGTCTTCTACCACACTTTCAGGTGGTGAGGCACAACGCGTTAAGTTAGCAACGGAGCTTTCAAAACGCGATACCGGTAAAACTCTTTATATTTTGGATGAGCCGACGACTGGCTTACATTTCGCCGATATTAAACAACTTCTCGAGGTGTTACATCGCTTACGCGATCAAGGCAATACCATCGTGGTGATCGAACACAATTTAGATGTGATCAAAACCGCAGACTGGATTGTGGATCTTGGTCCAGAAGGGGGCAGTGGCGGTGGTCAAATCATTGCGACAGGCACACCGGAAGACGTGGCTAAAGTCAAAGGTTCGCATACCGCGAGATTCCTGAAAGATATCTTAGCAAAAGGCTAG
- a CDS encoding site-specific integrase, with protein sequence MDMHRLETVLFSNGERFPLLVNVKTGIPDFYSTLWVTVELRNQSAVNTIRNKLGTIQWIMNWEKQNNLVISDLIHNKVLLTENELESLIQHMRINVKKQKNVINTKKSVLMKGRSQFIDIYSSVSLSHQYNRLTTLSEYILFLSKVINVSNEYIEKLMKLIKLIKESRPKNHKTLSIKPESELPDGLLDEFMSIANFSNPNNPFQDIGIRKRNHLMFILLKELGIRRGELLSIQIQFIDIGTVKSSITIRRTHDDKFDTRKKQAVSKTKERRLPISQKIAQLIDDYIMNYRSKIPHANTHPYLFVTHRKGKTQGCPISTSSFDNVIVPTMKKVDPKFSIIHPHIFRHEWNLDFSRKVDKNNQNVDNDSSHKDFISPEKEAKMRQHLMGHTSEKSGNIYNQRYIREKANKILLDLQIEFQKKFDNYESE encoded by the coding sequence ATGGATATGCATAGATTAGAAACAGTCCTTTTTTCAAATGGAGAACGTTTTCCTCTATTGGTTAATGTGAAAACTGGTATTCCTGATTTTTATTCAACCTTATGGGTAACTGTAGAACTACGTAATCAATCCGCAGTAAACACAATTAGAAATAAGCTGGGAACTATACAGTGGATAATGAATTGGGAAAAACAGAATAATCTTGTTATTAGCGATCTAATTCATAACAAAGTACTCTTAACAGAAAACGAGTTAGAATCTCTTATTCAACATATGAGAATAAATGTAAAAAAGCAAAAGAATGTAATCAATACAAAAAAAAGTGTGTTAATGAAAGGCAGGAGTCAATTTATTGATATTTATTCTTCAGTATCTCTTAGTCATCAATATAATAGACTAACAACGCTTTCAGAATACATATTATTTCTATCTAAAGTAATTAATGTATCTAACGAATATATCGAAAAATTGATGAAACTAATTAAGTTAATTAAAGAGTCAAGACCTAAAAATCATAAAACATTATCTATAAAACCAGAAAGTGAGCTACCTGATGGATTGTTAGATGAGTTTATGTCTATTGCGAACTTTTCTAATCCTAATAATCCATTTCAAGATATTGGAATCAGAAAAAGAAACCATTTAATGTTTATCTTATTAAAGGAATTAGGGATTAGAAGAGGAGAATTATTATCAATTCAAATCCAATTTATTGATATAGGAACAGTTAAATCCTCAATCACAATTAGACGAACGCATGATGATAAATTTGACACAAGAAAGAAACAAGCTGTAAGTAAAACGAAAGAGAGACGTCTTCCTATTTCGCAGAAAATAGCTCAACTTATTGATGATTACATTATGAATTATCGTTCTAAAATTCCACACGCAAATACACATCCATATTTATTTGTTACTCATCGAAAAGGAAAAACTCAAGGATGTCCAATTAGTACAAGTTCTTTTGATAATGTTATTGTACCAACAATGAAAAAAGTAGATCCTAAGTTCTCTATCATTCACCCACATATTTTCCGTCATGAATGGAACTTAGATTTTTCACGAAAAGTAGATAAGAATAACCAGAATGTAGATAATGATTCTTCACATAAAGATTTTATTTCTCCTGAAAAAGAAGCCAAAATGAGGCAACATCTTATGGGGCATACATCAGAAAAATCAGGAAATATTTATAATCAACGCTATATTAGAGAAAAAGCAAACAAAATATTATTAGATCTTCAAATTGAGTTCCAAAAAAAGTTTGATAATTATGAGTCAGAATAA
- a CDS encoding site-specific integrase — MSQNKRFRQSRDGYAFDENENFWRISKDNTINFSQPILNINKKTLDGFRKTLAIYAEKYSSYHVSHMYQQFQRLVISTNLEIIDVPIILDWKNKLGKEHEWYLGALKGFLLSWHEYGYYGVDKAVAALLESFTLSGNEKGKSVLMRCPYTGAFTENEILALMAELARLWREELISFETYAYIHLLQTTARRPIQIRHLKFEDLRKEISQGTWNYFLNIPSAKKRGILFRETFKKLAITEDLYLILLNFMEYQYKKLLSLVDETFISGYKMKLPVFIDWSCLKKNIKNRNFDLSLLNKDIFHYSASSLEQNALRKFCIHQKAVSERTGEIIHVNARRFRHTRGTNLGRKGVGATIIAELLDHTDTQNVKVYTENTADTVQYIDRVIGAEMGKLAQAFTGKIISNLNESERGYDPTSLITNNGIDTIGACGTNDFCITGYETCYLCPKFRPLIDGPHQQILNKLYEEKEERLKQTKSIDYASSKDRIILAVEYVVQACNDMKRTMGSH, encoded by the coding sequence ATGAGTCAGAATAAACGTTTTAGACAGTCAAGAGATGGGTATGCATTTGATGAAAATGAAAACTTTTGGCGTATAAGTAAAGACAACACAATTAACTTTTCTCAACCCATATTAAATATAAATAAAAAAACATTAGACGGATTTAGAAAAACATTAGCAATATATGCCGAAAAATACTCAAGTTATCACGTATCTCACATGTATCAACAGTTTCAACGATTAGTAATTTCAACTAATTTAGAAATCATTGATGTGCCAATAATATTGGATTGGAAAAATAAACTAGGAAAAGAGCATGAATGGTATTTAGGAGCATTAAAGGGTTTTTTACTGTCATGGCATGAGTATGGTTATTATGGAGTTGATAAAGCTGTTGCAGCTCTACTAGAAAGCTTTACATTGAGTGGAAATGAGAAAGGTAAATCGGTATTAATGAGGTGCCCTTATACAGGAGCATTTACTGAAAATGAAATTTTGGCTTTAATGGCTGAACTAGCTAGACTTTGGAGAGAAGAACTTATTTCATTTGAAACATATGCATATATTCACTTACTTCAAACTACAGCTAGAAGACCTATTCAAATACGCCATTTAAAATTTGAAGACCTAAGAAAGGAAATTTCTCAAGGAACATGGAATTATTTTTTAAATATCCCTAGTGCCAAAAAGAGAGGAATATTATTTAGAGAAACGTTTAAAAAGCTTGCTATCACAGAGGACTTATATTTAATTCTCCTAAATTTTATGGAATATCAATATAAGAAATTGCTTAGTCTGGTTGATGAAACCTTTATTTCTGGTTATAAAATGAAATTACCAGTGTTTATTGATTGGAGCTGTTTGAAGAAGAATATCAAAAATAGGAATTTTGATCTTTCATTATTAAACAAAGATATTTTTCATTATTCAGCTTCTTCATTGGAGCAAAATGCATTACGAAAATTCTGTATACATCAAAAAGCTGTTTCAGAGCGAACAGGTGAAATCATTCATGTTAATGCAAGACGTTTTCGTCATACAAGGGGAACGAATCTAGGAAGAAAAGGAGTTGGAGCAACGATTATAGCAGAACTCCTAGATCACACAGATACACAGAACGTCAAAGTCTATACTGAAAATACAGCTGATACAGTGCAATACATTGATCGTGTTATAGGTGCTGAAATGGGAAAACTCGCTCAAGCCTTTACAGGTAAAATTATTTCTAACTTAAATGAAAGTGAGAGAGGGTACGATCCAACATCTTTAATAACCAATAACGGAATAGATACGATAGGTGCTTGTGGAACAAATGATTTTTGTATAACTGGCTATGAAACTTGTTATTTATGTCCTAAGTTTAGGCCACTCATTGATGGCCCTCATCAACAAATCTTAAATAAGTTGTATGAAGAAAAGGAAGAACGTTTAAAACAAACTAAAAGTATAGATTATGCATCATCCAAAGATCGTATTATTTTAGCTGTTGAATATGTTGTTCAAGCTTGCAATGATATGAAAAGAACTATGGGAAGCCACTGA
- a CDS encoding prolyl oligopeptidase family serine peptidase: MECSHPFSCQCQPIANVNVLGAQLTRIELFFHRAISVLSISQVSVWVKSLNTQHRWVKLDFNACHKNDSNNFTLFIQPDVHCLTTKLLHFDVERFTQVRSELQLKIEFDQSLHISVSQCHILPILCLDTQGFTHFTYQDLTCSFYQPKASFQLHPLIICLHGAGEGGNNQSNILADKMAVTFANQLHQDMLDYPYILAPQCPSFWVDKFPLNGLYYYGERDYTADLLALIQDTLMKYQDIDPKRIYIVGGSMGGYQGLRLFSDTPDLFSAALIACPAKLPAAEKLHHLKDKKIWLVHSELDEVVPIENTLHLLEKVHDEQSTMPMFTLYKKVIVEGKTIDPHCVFLLLYDNQLTSGRNSIFEWLAEQSL; encoded by the coding sequence ATGGAATGTTCTCACCCATTTAGTTGTCAATGTCAGCCTATTGCAAATGTAAATGTATTAGGCGCCCAGCTTACGCGTATTGAATTGTTTTTTCATCGGGCAATTTCAGTTCTCTCAATTTCGCAAGTCTCAGTTTGGGTGAAGAGTTTAAATACTCAACATCGATGGGTAAAACTAGACTTTAATGCCTGCCATAAAAATGATTCGAATAATTTTACATTGTTTATTCAACCAGATGTACATTGTCTTACCACAAAATTACTACATTTTGATGTTGAACGATTTACTCAAGTGCGGTCGGAATTACAGCTAAAAATTGAATTTGATCAATCGCTTCATATTTCAGTATCGCAATGTCATATTTTGCCGATTCTTTGCCTTGATACCCAAGGTTTCACTCATTTTACTTATCAAGATCTCACTTGTAGTTTCTACCAACCTAAGGCTTCTTTTCAATTACATCCATTAATTATTTGTTTGCACGGTGCAGGTGAGGGGGGAAATAATCAGAGCAATATTCTCGCCGATAAAATGGCGGTGACTTTCGCAAACCAATTACACCAAGATATGCTGGATTATCCTTATATTCTTGCTCCTCAATGCCCAAGTTTTTGGGTTGATAAGTTTCCTTTAAATGGTCTATATTATTATGGCGAGCGAGATTATACGGCTGATTTATTAGCCTTAATTCAAGACACTTTAATGAAATATCAAGATATTGATCCAAAAAGAATTTATATTGTTGGTGGCTCAATGGGTGGTTATCAAGGATTGCGACTTTTTTCAGATACCCCTGATCTATTTTCTGCCGCTTTAATTGCTTGCCCTGCTAAATTGCCTGCAGCTGAAAAATTGCATCACTTAAAGGATAAAAAAATATGGCTTGTTCATAGCGAATTAGATGAAGTTGTTCCCATTGAGAACACACTTCATCTTCTTGAAAAAGTGCATGATGAACAATCCACAATGCCAATGTTTACGCTTTATAAAAAGGTTATTGTAGAGGGAAAAACAATCGATCCACATTGTGTCTTTTTGCTTCTTTACGACAACCAATTAACATCAGGACGAAATTCTATTTTTGAATGGTTAGCGGAGCAAAGTCTGTAA